From a single Candidatus Krumholzibacteriia bacterium genomic region:
- a CDS encoding S8 family serine peptidase gives MKRFGIGARLLGFALVCALGVAGCSTDDPSNPLRPGEDPPPGEVPDDPPADDPPGDDPPADDPPADDPTDPAPIADLSLFLVDSLATTRDAVLTEYDFELVQTLGGGRMVLVDGTFDADDLIDDPRVLAFQTDGPMEFSSPVELTMSFYEGDFDSDLPAQDAFAAWNLDEVHASARGAGVKVAVLDTGVDPTHPLLAGRVQLIEEGEWGLGSIEIEQGVDTDGDGVFDEAYGHGTHVAGIVASVAPGAEILSIRVLDSDGVGTAFDLARGLYRAAAWGADIVNLSLVLSDEAAVIEEILDELEDDMVIVGAAGNRPGAALYPASDDEVVSIAALDAGFALAGFSAASEVDLAAPGVGVLSAFPGGRWASATGTSMATGSASGALAVVAGLLGETDDVDDFVEETARRITASGLRSIDLPAAVLSALSGDDD, from the coding sequence ATGAAACGCTTCGGAATCGGTGCGCGTCTCCTCGGATTCGCCCTCGTCTGCGCGCTGGGCGTGGCGGGCTGTTCCACCGACGACCCGTCGAACCCCCTCCGACCGGGCGAGGATCCGCCGCCGGGTGAGGTACCCGACGACCCTCCCGCCGACGACCCTCCGGGTGACGATCCTCCCGCCGACGACCCTCCCGCCGACGACCCGACCGATCCGGCGCCCATCGCCGACCTGAGCCTGTTCCTGGTCGACTCCCTCGCCACGACGCGCGACGCGGTCCTGACCGAGTACGACTTCGAGCTCGTGCAGACGCTCGGCGGCGGGCGGATGGTGCTGGTCGACGGGACCTTCGACGCCGACGACCTGATCGACGATCCGCGCGTGCTGGCCTTCCAGACCGATGGTCCCATGGAGTTCAGCTCGCCGGTCGAGCTCACGATGAGCTTCTACGAAGGCGACTTCGATTCCGACCTTCCGGCGCAGGATGCGTTCGCGGCGTGGAACCTCGACGAGGTGCACGCGAGTGCGCGGGGTGCGGGGGTGAAGGTCGCCGTGCTCGACACCGGCGTCGATCCGACGCATCCGCTACTCGCCGGGCGCGTGCAGCTCATCGAGGAAGGCGAGTGGGGACTCGGTTCGATCGAGATCGAGCAGGGAGTCGACACCGACGGCGACGGGGTCTTCGACGAGGCCTACGGTCACGGGACCCACGTGGCGGGGATCGTGGCCAGCGTGGCGCCGGGGGCCGAGATCCTGAGCATCCGCGTACTCGACTCCGACGGAGTCGGCACGGCCTTCGACCTGGCGCGCGGACTCTACCGCGCCGCCGCGTGGGGTGCGGACATCGTCAACCTGAGTCTGGTGCTGTCGGACGAGGCGGCGGTGATCGAGGAGATCCTCGACGAGCTCGAGGACGACATGGTCATCGTGGGTGCGGCGGGGAATCGCCCGGGGGCGGCCCTGTATCCGGCGAGCGACGACGAGGTGGTCTCGATCGCGGCCCTCGACGCCGGATTCGCTCTGGCCGGGTTCAGCGCCGCCAGCGAAGTCGATCTCGCGGCGCCCGGGGTCGGGGTGCTGAGCGCGTTCCCCGGGGGACGGTGGGCATCGGCCACCGGAACCTCGATGGCGACCGGGAGCGCGAGTGGAGCACTCGCGGTCGTGGCCGGGTTGCTCGGCGAGACCGACGACGTGGACGATTTCGTCGAGGAGACCGCCCGGCGGATCACGGCCAGCGGGCTACGGTCGATCGACCTCCCGGCTGCCGTGCTCTCGGCCCTGTCGGGTGACGACGACTGA
- a CDS encoding sigma-70 family RNA polymerase sigma factor has product MARAPSRPSPRDLDDPALVARCLEDDERAWKTLVTRYRALVYSTALRTGIDDETAGDVFQQVWIELHRSLDRVRDAQALPQWLIVTTRRVAYKIATKNDRPVEGALDEMVDPSALPGDELQELQDLQRIRDHIEALGGTCARLLPLLFFDEREPDYKKISETAGVAVGSIGPLRARCLKRLRARLEEQRP; this is encoded by the coding sequence GTGGCCCGCGCGCCCTCCCGTCCATCGCCGCGAGACCTCGACGACCCCGCGCTGGTGGCACGGTGTCTCGAGGACGACGAACGCGCCTGGAAGACCCTGGTGACGAGGTATCGGGCCTTGGTGTACTCGACCGCGCTGCGGACCGGCATCGACGACGAAACGGCGGGCGACGTCTTCCAGCAGGTGTGGATCGAACTGCACCGCTCGCTCGACCGCGTCCGCGACGCCCAGGCCCTGCCGCAGTGGCTGATCGTCACCACGCGCCGCGTCGCCTACAAGATCGCCACGAAGAACGACCGCCCCGTCGAGGGCGCACTCGACGAGATGGTCGATCCGTCGGCGCTTCCGGGCGACGAGCTGCAGGAGCTGCAGGACCTCCAACGCATCCGCGACCACATCGAGGCACTGGGCGGAACCTGCGCGCGGCTGCTGCCGCTGCTGTTCTTCGACGAGCGCGAGCCCGACTACAAGAAGATCTCCGAGACCGCCGGCGTCGCCGTCGGATCGATCGGCCCTCTCCGCGCCCGCTGCCTGAAGCGGCTGCGCGCCCGCCTCGAGGAGCAACGGCCATGA